In the genome of Chryseobacterium sp. 52, the window ATTTCTAACAGTTGTCATAAATAATTCCAATAATTTTTCTAATAGATATAAAATAATTATGAATATAATAGTTACAGGTGCTAGTAGAGGTATCGGGTATGATGTAGTTCTTGAATTCAGTAAAAGCAGAGATAATAGAATTATAGCAATTGCGAGAGATTATGATAAACTAATTGAATTGCAAAAAAAATGTTTCGAAAACTATCAAAATAAAATTGAAATCGTAAAATTTGATATAACAACGGATGTAATTCATAATAATGAATTACTGAATGTTTTAAAAGAAATAGAAACTGTTGATATATTTATAAATAATGCCGGTATATTAATAAATAAAAAGTTCGAAAATTTAAGTCAAGAAGATTGGTCATTAACATTTGCTACTAATGTGTTTGGACCTATAAACCTAATTAAACTGATTTATCCTAAACTGAAAAACAGCGGATTTGCACATATTGTAAATATAAGTAGCATTGGAGGATTAGAAAGAAGTAAAAAATTTTCAGGACTCTCTGCTTACTCAGCAAGTAAGGCAGCACTTATAAATCTCACAGAATGTATGGCTGAAGAATTTTTAGAAGATAATATTTTTTGTAATTGTCTGTCTCTGGGTGCCATAAATACACAAATGTTTAAAGAGGCTTTTCCATCATATAATGCTGAAATATCTAGTGCTGAAATATCAAAATTTATATGTGACTTTTCCAAAAAATACAGAAAATTTTTCAATGGAAAAGTTATTCCAATTGCTGTTTCAACACCCTAATACAAAATAATAAACATAGAAAATCAATAATAGACGTAATATGAAAGTTAAAATATCTAGAAGAGCAACATTTAATGCAGCTCATAGGCTCCATAATAAAAACTGGTCAGAAGAAAAGAATAAACTTTTTTTTGGAAAATGTAATAATCCTCATTACCATGGACATAATTACACTCTAATTGTTTCTGTTTTAGGAGATATAAATGAAGATTCAGGATACGTTATAGACATAAGCTACTTAAAAAAAATTATTGAAGATAAAATTATTGATTACCTTGATCATAAAAACCTTAATCTGGAAATTGTTGAATTTCAAGAATTAAATCCAACATTGGAAAATATTATAAAAGTTATATATGATAAGCTTAAGAAAGAACTGAGCAATGAATTTACACTATCTATAATTTTATATGAGACAGAGAATAATTTTGCTGAAATTAATGAAACTGTTTAGCTAACATTATTAGAATTTGTAAAGTAACTTAATGTGAAAAGAACTCTTGATTCGAGGACTAAGATGGTCTGATCTAAAAAGGTACAATAGTGATGGTGCGAATATTACGCTTACCAGAACTGTTAATGGGCAAACCAACACTTTGCCACCCAATTATCTGAGATACGCCGTCGCTATTCCCGAAGATATTATTACGCTTACCGGAATGTCACAGAATCCAAGATAAAAAATAATAGGGTTGACGAACTATTGCCAACCCTACTTTTTAATCCTGATTGAAAGGACTATTACTGTCTTCTCTCACTCGGATGAATAGCAAGAACTTGAGAATTAGTCATTCCTCCGATCACATCAACCAAATCCTGCCCTTCCGGAACTGTGATTGTACAAGGTTTATTTCCTGTGGTCAGACATGATGAGCCTGCTCCTACTGCCCAGTTGGACTCTTGAGAGAAAGCACCTGCAGAAGTGTCTGTACTGTTGTAATAGAATTGTTGGTCGGCTGCCTTTTTTTCGATGATTTTAAAAGACATCGTAGCACCTGTAAACATAACAGCGGCAATAGCTACCGCATTTATTTTCAAAAATTGGTTGAATTTCATAATTCTGGTCTTTTTATAATTGAAGGGGTTTTTGTTTGTGTTAATTTATATAGTAAAGAAATGTGAATTTCAACTATGATTGATTTGGTCAAGCTATTATCCTTTTTTTCTTAAAATTCTATGAGACGATATACTCCACAATAGCCTCGCAATGTATTTTTGTAGTATCAAAAACGGGGATGGTAAAATCATCCTGACCGATCAGCAGAGGAATTTCTGTACAGCCCAGAATAATACATTCTGCACCACGGCTTACAAGGTCTTTCACGATAGAAATATAGCGGGTTTTGGTTTCGGGATTGATATATCCTACTCCTAATTCATCCTTTACTGTTTGCTGAATATAATCTCTCGTTTCCCGGCTTTCCGGGACCATGACTTCGAGACCGTATTCTTCAAGTTTATTTTTGTAGAAATCCATTTCCATTGTAAACTTTGTTCCGAGTAAGCCAACTCTTTTAAATCCTGCTTTATGTATTGCTTTAGCGGTTTCTGTCCCAATATGGATGATCGGCAGTTGTATGGTGTCCTGAAGCTCGTCTGCGAAGAGATGTGCGGTATTGGCACAAAGAACAATGCCGTCCGCTCCGGTGTTTTTAAGGTGTTCACAGGC includes:
- a CDS encoding SDR family oxidoreductase — its product is MNNSNNFSNRYKIIMNIIVTGASRGIGYDVVLEFSKSRDNRIIAIARDYDKLIELQKKCFENYQNKIEIVKFDITTDVIHNNELLNVLKEIETVDIFINNAGILINKKFENLSQEDWSLTFATNVFGPINLIKLIYPKLKNSGFAHIVNISSIGGLERSKKFSGLSAYSASKAALINLTECMAEEFLEDNIFCNCLSLGAINTQMFKEAFPSYNAEISSAEISKFICDFSKKYRKFFNGKVIPIAVSTP
- a CDS encoding 6-pyruvoyl trahydropterin synthase family protein, whose product is MKVKISRRATFNAAHRLHNKNWSEEKNKLFFGKCNNPHYHGHNYTLIVSVLGDINEDSGYVIDISYLKKIIEDKIIDYLDHKNLNLEIVEFQELNPTLENIIKVIYDKLKKELSNEFTLSIILYETENNFAEINETV
- a CDS encoding aspartate/glutamate racemase family protein is translated as MKKIGMVGGISWVSTLDYYRLINEGVNTKLGGLNAAECMVYSLNFGDIQAQSWVNSFDLLLNACEHLKNTGADGIVLCANTAHLFADELQDTIQLPIIHIGTETAKAIHKAGFKRVGLLGTKFTMEMDFYKNKLEEYGLEVMVPESRETRDYIQQTVKDELGVGYINPETKTRYISIVKDLVSRGAECIILGCTEIPLLIGQDDFTIPVFDTTKIHCEAIVEYIVS